The nucleotide window CGACGTTCGTAACGAAGGACGAGACGCACGCGCGGTGGAAGGCGACGATCGAAAAGTTGGCCAAGAACGTGGACGCGCTCAAGGAGCAGCGCAAAGAGGCGTACCTGGCGTACCGCAAGTTCCAGATCGCGCAGGGGACGGGCGAGGGCTTGCACAAGAAGCGGTTCGACGAGGCCAACGCCGCCGCCGCGGCGTCGCAGAAGGTGTACCAGGAGGCGCTGCGCGACTTCGAGGGGCGGTAGCGCCCGGTCAGGCGAACAGCTCGCGCAGCGGCTTCCCGCGGGCGATCGGCAGCGGGCGGTTGAGCTTGTCGCGGATCTCCGTTTCCGGGTCGATCCCGAGCGCCTCGAACATGGTCGCGGCCAGATCCTCGGGCCGCGCCTGCCCCGTGGTGGCGTAGGCGCCGATCTTGTCGGACGCGCCGTACACGAACCCTTTCTTGGCGCCACCGCCGACCAGCACCGCGCTGTAGCACTGCGGCCAGTGGTCCCGACCGCCGTTCGAGCTGATCCGCGGCGTGCGCCCGAACTCCCCGACCCACACCACCAGCGTGCTGTCGAGCAGCCCCCGCTCGTCCAGATCGGTAATGAGCGCCGGGAGCGTCTGATCAGTCATCGGCAGGAGTTCGTCCAGCCGCGCGGGCACGTCCTCGCCGCGGAAGCCGTGGTAGTCCCAACCCTGGCCCTTCCCGCCGATCGCGCGCGAGAAGTAGACGTTCACGAACTTCGCCCCCGCTTCGACCACCCGGCGCGCGAGCAAACACCCTTGCCCGTAGGTGGTGCGCCCGTAGGCGTCGCGGGTCTTCTTGCTCTCCTTCGAGAGGTCGAACGCCTGCTTGAACCGCGGGCTGGTGAGCATCGCCACCGCCTTCTGGTAGCTCTCGTCCAGCCCCTGCGCCACCAGCGAGGTTTCCAGCAGGTCGCTCTGCTCGTCGATGAGCTTCAGGATGTCGGTGCGGTTCCCCAGGCGCTCCGCGCTGAGGCTGTCGGGCAGCGTGAGTTCCGGGAGCTTGAAGTCCGACCGGTTCGGGTCCTGGTTCACGAACAGTGGGCTGTGGGCCTTCCCCAAGAAGCTCGCGTGCTGGCCCGGGGTGATGCTGCCGTCCGCGATGACGTGCGGGTACGCCACGAACGTGGCCGCCCCCTTCGGTGCCGGCGCCAGTTTATCGACGATGCTTCCGTAGGCGGGGAACAGGTCGAGCGAGTCGCGCAGCCGCTGGTCGTCGGTGGCCGGCGCGACGCCGGTCAGGGAGTAGTAGCCCGCGGAGTTGTGGTTCTTCATCGCGTGCTGCATGCACCGCACGACGCAGAGCTTGTCGGCCATCGCTGCGAGCTTCGGAATCCGCTCGCCGAAAACGACGCCGGGGAGTTTGGTCTTGGTGGCCTTGTACCACCCGCGGACGTTGTCCGGCGCGTCGGGCTTGGGGTCGAACGTCTCGTGCTGCCCCGGCCCGCCCCACTGGTGCAGGAAGATGATGCTTTTGGCGGTGGCGCGGTGCTTCGCCCTCGCCGATTCGGCCGCGGCGAGCAGTTGCGGGAACGACATCCCGAGCAGCGACGCCCCGCCGACGCGGAGCACGGCCCGACGGGAAACGGCGTTGTGATTGAACACGGTTCACCTCAATGCCTGCTTGGGCACAGGGCTCCCGCCCTGTGCTACGCCCGCCCGCCCTTCGGGGCGGAGAGGCAAGCGACCTGAGCCGTATACCTGTTGTCTTTGCACCCCGGAGGGGGCGCCGCACGTAGCACAGGGCGGGAGCCCTGTGGCACCTACTCACCGTCACCGCCGCAGCAGGAACTCCTTGCTGTTGAGCAGCGCCCACAGCACATCTTCCCACGCGGCGCGGCGGTCCGTCGCGCCGGCGAGGTACGCCAGCAGCTTCTTCTCTTCCACAGGCGTCGGCTTGCGGCACAGCGCCGCGAGGTAGAACTCGTCCAGCATCTCCGCATCGGTCCGGCCCGCGGAGAGCCCCTTCCCGAGCCGCCCGTCGTGGTGCTTCACGAGCGCGTTAATCAGCTCGCCGGTGATGAGCTGGAACGCTTGCAGCAGCCCCGGGTCGTCGTTGCGCTCGCACTCGCAGGTGAGGAGCCGCTCCGGTTTGCCGAACGTCTTCAGGAACTTCTCGCCCATCCCGTCAAACCCGCGGCGGCCGCTCTGCGGCGGGGCCGGGATCTGGTTCGCGCGCAAGCCGACCGGATACCCCGCGAACCGCACCGGGACGCCGGTCACGCTCGACAGCGCGTCGAGCAGTTGCTCCGCCTCCAGCGGCTGAACGGTCGCGTGCGAGTGGTGCAACTCGTCGCCCATCGTCGTGCGATCCCGGGCCGTCGCGGCGAGCTGGTACGTGCGGCTCGTCATCACGGTTCGCACCGCGTGCTTCAGGCTGAACTTGTGTTTCGCGAAGTCCGCCGCCAGCCACTCCAGCAGTTCCGGGTTGCTCGGCGGGTTGGTCGCGCGGAAGTCGTCGTTCGGATCGACCAGCCCCCGCCCCATCAGGTGCAGCCAGACGCGGTTGACCTGCGCCCGGGCGAAGAACGGGTTGTCGGGCGCGGCCACCCAGTCCGCAACCGCCCCCAGCCGGTCGCCGCCGACGTCGGGCGTTCGAGCGCCGAGGAACCGGGGCGGCGCGGGCCGCCTGGTGCGCGGGTGCGTCATTTCTGCGGTGCGGTTCTGCCACACCACCTGCTCGCCCACGAACTCGTGACTGTCGAGCGCGTCCCGCTTGCTGTTCTCCAGCACCCGGTAGTCCACGCGGGCGAACAGCGCCCCGAAGCTGTAGTAGTCGTCGGTCGTCCAGCGGTCGAACGGATGGTTGTGGCACCGCGCGCAGCCGATCCGCACGCCGAGGAACACCTGCGCCACCGACTCCGACCGGGCGAGCGGGTCGCGGACCGCGCGCCAGAAGTTCGCCGGCGGGTTCTCGTAGGTGCTCCCCTTCGCGGCCAGCACGTCGCGGGCGAACTCGTTGAGCGGCCGGTCGGCGGCGAGCTGCGCGGCGATCCACCGGAAGAACACCGCGACGCCCTTCTTGTCGAGCGCCTTCTCCTCGTTCCGGAGCAGGTCCGACCACTTCTGCGCCCAGAACTCCGCGAACTCGGGCCGCGCGAGGAGGGCGTCGATCAGCCGCTCGCGCTTCTTGGGGTCCGCGTCGGCCAGGAACGCGCGCGTCTCGGCGGGGGCGGGGAGCACCCCGAGCGCGTCCAGATACGCGCGCCGCAAGAAAACATAGTCGGGCGCCAGTTCCGCAGGCTTGATCCGCAGCTCTTGAAGCCGAGAGATAACGAACGTGTCGATTTTATTGGTCGAACGGAAGTTGCTCATTTCGGGAACCGGCCGGTGCGGGAGAAAAACGACACGCACCGGTTCGACAATAGAGTGGTACCGCACGAGCAGCACCACCTCACCGGGCTGCTCGCGAACGACCTCGCCGTCGCCGCCGACCTTCGCGACGCCGACCTGGGTGAACTCGAACGCGGCGAGCGACGTGACGTCGCGCGTCGTACCGTCCGAGAAATGGGCCACCGCTTTAACGTGGAACCGGTCCGCCGGCTCCACGAGAACCTTGCTCCCGGGCGTGACGACGAGTTTCGTCAGCGTCGGCGCGCCGGGGGCGTCCACCTTACAACCGTTCGCGATCCACTCGCGGACGATCACATATTCGGAACTGGTTTTAGTGAATCGCGCGCCACCCTCGTGCGGCACCTGTGCGGTTGCCTTTTGAAGCAACAGGCTCTCGTCCGGGCGGATCGGGTCCGTCCGGCGGGCCAACATGTCCCGCGTCAGAACGGCGTGGTCGCCGGCCGGGTCTTCGCCCTTCAGCGACAGTTTCAGCCCGCCCTTGCCGTTCAGGTTGCCGTGGCACGCGCCCATGTTGCACCCGGCGCGGGTGAGCACCGGGAGCACCTCGCGCTCGAACGACACGTCCGCGGCCCGTGCGGGCGCGCCGGCGGACACGAGTAGCAGCGCGAAGAGGATCTTGAACCGCATCGGTGGCAGCTCCGATTCGCGGGCGGGGCGTGTTTCGGCCGAGTGTACCAGCGCGGCGCGCGTAACTCGACACCCTAGCGTCAGAAATTGGCCTGACAATCGTCGGCGCGAAAGGGCCATGCCACGCGTGAGCCTGCCGGGCCGCGAAGGCAGAAGAGGATTGGCCGCAAAACGCACGAAAGACGAAGGCAGAAGAGGATTGGCCACAAAAAAGCACAAAGGGCACAAAAGGGAACCAAAACAGATAGAGAAGAGTTTTGAACTCGCTCTTTCGTCTTCGGTTTCCTTTTGTGCCCTTTGTGCTTTTTTGCGGCCAACCTCTCTTTGTTCTCTATCTGTTTTGGTTCCCTTTTGTGCCCTTTGTGCTTTTTTGTGGCCAATCCTCTTCTGCTTCGATCTCCCTTTGTGCTTTTTTGTGGCCAATCCTCTTCATGTCTTCGCAGCGCGACGAGCGGCGTTGACCGCCTCGTCCAGGCGCGCCAGAAATCGTGAGCGGTCCTTCGGGGTCATTGCTGCCGGCCCGCCGCTCGCCTGACCCGTCGTGCGGAGTTCGTCCATCAGGTCGCGCATCGCGACCGCCTCGCCGATGGTGTCCGCGGTGAACAGCCGCCCCTTCGGGTCGAGCGCGACCGCCCCGTTGGCGACGCACCGCGCTGCGAGCGGGATGTCCGATGTGATGCAGATGTCGGCGGCACCGATCACGCCCGCGATCCAGTCGTCGGCCGCGCCGAAGCCCGTGCGCACGACCAGCTCAAAGATGGCGTCGGTCGGGACGCGCATGGTGCTGTTCGCGACGATCACGGTTTTCATGCCGTACCGCCGGGCCACCTTGTACACCTCGTCCTTGACCGGGCAGGCGTCCGCGTCGATGTAGATCGTCAGCATGTGTACCTCGGTTCCGGTTGACCCGAGCGGCGCTCCTTCGGCGCGGCAGTTGCACCCTTTACCGGTTGCCCAACCCAACCGTCGGGAGAGGGAACCATGTGGGGGCATAATAGCAGTTCGTGCCGCGCGGATGTGGTCGCGGCGTTCGACAACCAGGGCGACGCGGACGAGGCCCTGCTACGGTTACGGCTGGCGGGGTTCCGCGACAGGCAAATCGGGTACACCGGCCGGCTACACAACGGCCACACGGTCGACATGCTGGAGCGGGGACACACCTTCGCTGGTGCGGTTCTGGGCAGCGTTATCGGAGCGGCAGTGGGTATCGCACTGACGCCGCTGTTGAACCGGGTCTTATCGCCCCTGAACGGACCGCACGACCTGTTCGGCCTGGGCGTCACGGCGGGCGTTTGCGGCGCCATGCTCGTCGGCTTCTTCGGCGGTTGGATC belongs to Gemmata obscuriglobus and includes:
- a CDS encoding DUF1501 domain-containing protein; this translates as MFNHNAVSRRAVLRVGGASLLGMSFPQLLAAAESARAKHRATAKSIIFLHQWGGPGQHETFDPKPDAPDNVRGWYKATKTKLPGVVFGERIPKLAAMADKLCVVRCMQHAMKNHNSAGYYSLTGVAPATDDQRLRDSLDLFPAYGSIVDKLAPAPKGAATFVAYPHVIADGSITPGQHASFLGKAHSPLFVNQDPNRSDFKLPELTLPDSLSAERLGNRTDILKLIDEQSDLLETSLVAQGLDESYQKAVAMLTSPRFKQAFDLSKESKKTRDAYGRTTYGQGCLLARRVVEAGAKFVNVYFSRAIGGKGQGWDYHGFRGEDVPARLDELLPMTDQTLPALITDLDERGLLDSTLVVWVGEFGRTPRISSNGGRDHWPQCYSAVLVGGGAKKGFVYGASDKIGAYATTGQARPEDLAATMFEALGIDPETEIRDKLNRPLPIARGKPLRELFA
- a CDS encoding DUF1549 and DUF1553 domain-containing protein; the encoded protein is MRFKILFALLLVSAGAPARAADVSFEREVLPVLTRAGCNMGACHGNLNGKGGLKLSLKGEDPAGDHAVLTRDMLARRTDPIRPDESLLLQKATAQVPHEGGARFTKTSSEYVIVREWIANGCKVDAPGAPTLTKLVVTPGSKVLVEPADRFHVKAVAHFSDGTTRDVTSLAAFEFTQVGVAKVGGDGEVVREQPGEVVLLVRYHSIVEPVRVVFLPHRPVPEMSNFRSTNKIDTFVISRLQELRIKPAELAPDYVFLRRAYLDALGVLPAPAETRAFLADADPKKRERLIDALLARPEFAEFWAQKWSDLLRNEEKALDKKGVAVFFRWIAAQLAADRPLNEFARDVLAAKGSTYENPPANFWRAVRDPLARSESVAQVFLGVRIGCARCHNHPFDRWTTDDYYSFGALFARVDYRVLENSKRDALDSHEFVGEQVVWQNRTAEMTHPRTRRPAPPRFLGARTPDVGGDRLGAVADWVAAPDNPFFARAQVNRVWLHLMGRGLVDPNDDFRATNPPSNPELLEWLAADFAKHKFSLKHAVRTVMTSRTYQLAATARDRTTMGDELHHSHATVQPLEAEQLLDALSSVTGVPVRFAGYPVGLRANQIPAPPQSGRRGFDGMGEKFLKTFGKPERLLTCECERNDDPGLLQAFQLITGELINALVKHHDGRLGKGLSAGRTDAEMLDEFYLAALCRKPTPVEEKKLLAYLAGATDRRAAWEDVLWALLNSKEFLLRR
- a CDS encoding YaiI/YqxD family protein; the protein is MLTIYIDADACPVKDEVYKVARRYGMKTVIVANSTMRVPTDAIFELVVRTGFGAADDWIAGVIGAADICITSDIPLAARCVANGAVALDPKGRLFTADTIGEAVAMRDLMDELRTTGQASGGPAAMTPKDRSRFLARLDEAVNAARRAAKT